In Diabrotica undecimpunctata isolate CICGRU chromosome 4, icDiaUnde3, whole genome shotgun sequence, a single genomic region encodes these proteins:
- the LOC140438402 gene encoding uncharacterized protein: METSVQKKTIKDKSSNLQRAAEYYMTGQKQTAEILNKLLDTAAKSEGDNQFREKQLHLKELELNIRLLEAKNKAKELQLKEREIIIKERELNLEGLDIENDSFNKHFTMQL, from the exons ATGGAAACTTCTGTTCAAAAAAAGACCATTAAAG ATAAGTCATCTAATTTACAAAGGGCAGCGGAATACTATATGACAGGTCAAAAGCAGACTgctgaaattttaaataaactgttGGATACAGCAGCTAAGTCTGAGGGTGACAATCAGTTTAGAGAGAAGCAGCTGCATTTAAAAGAATTGGAACTGAATATACGCTTACTAGAAgcgaaaaataaagcaaaagaaTTGCAGTTAAAGGAAAGAGAGATCATAATTAAGGAACGAGAATTAAATCTTGAAGGTCTAGATATAGAAAATGATTCTTTCAATAAGCATTTTACAATGCAATTATag
- the LOC140440049 gene encoding uncharacterized protein isoform X1: MEIKQEVTETTGKLEIDNDTCVGSLDAFKIEIKEEPKTETAYQAFDYVDLNELTVNTEVECEDKFISFEEKQTTNEESCPQEEKMKIMETILSSHKGKYTGQHAQGKILNKNMTVGTGQTPHKCEICFKQFSTQHLKQQYLLVHTGEKSYKCKICFKQLTTKRHLITHTREKFHKCETCLKLFITKYELKRHLRWHTGEKPYKCETCLKQFITKSDLNVHLRVHTGEKLYKCEICLKQFIRASILKIHLRVHTGEKPYKCQICFKQFSRTSHVKTHLIKHTGEKPYKCEICLKQYTSSSVLKRHLKTHTGEKPHKCEIFFKQFSDASSLKTHLRVHTGEKPYKCEICFKQFSEASNFKKHLRVHTGGKLYKCEICLKQFTTSSNLKIHLSVPT; the protein is encoded by the exons atggaaaTAAAACAAGAAGTTACTGAGACAACTGGTAAATTAGAAATAGATAATGACACGTGTGTTGGTTCTTTGGATgccttcaaaattgaaattaaggaagaacccAAGACAGAAACTGCTTACCAAGCATTTGATTATGTAGACTTAAATGAATTGACTGTAAACACTGAAGTAGAATGTGAAGATAAATTTATATCATTTGAAGAAAAGCAAACAACAAATGAAGAAA GTTGTCCTCAGGAGGAGAAAATGAAAATTATGGAAACAATACTTTCATCTCATAAAGGAAAATATACAGGTCAACATGCTCaaggaaaaatattaaataaaaatatgacaGTTGGGACTGGCCAAACACCtcataaatgtgaaatttgtttcaagcagttttcaacacaacatttaaaacaacaataCTTGTTggtacatactggagaaaaatcttacaagtgtaaaatttgttttaagcagctTACTACTAAAAGACATTTGATTACACATACTCGTGAGAAATTTCacaagtgtgaaacttgtttaaaGCTGTTTATTACTAAATATGagttgaaaagacatttgagatggcacactggagaaaaaccatataagtgtgaaacttgtttaaagcagtttattaCTAAAAGTGATTTAAATGtacatttgagagtacacactggagaaaaactgtacaaatgtgaaatttgtttaaaacagtttatcAGAGCAAGTATTTTGAAAATtcatttgagagtacacactggagaaaaaccttataagtgtcaaatttgttttaagcagttttctcgaaCAAGTCATGTTAAAACACATTTGATAaaacacactggagaaaaaccatacaagtgtgaaatttgtttaaagcagtacACTAGTTCAAGtgttttgaaaagacatttgaaaacacatactggagaaaaacctcacaagtgtgaaattttttttaaacagtttagtgatGCAAGtagtttgaaaacacatttgagagttcacactggagaaaaaccgtacaagtgtgaaatttgttttaaacaatttagtgaagcaagtaattttaaaaaacatttgagagtgcacactggaggaAAACtgtacaaatgtgaaatttgtctaAAACAGTTTACTACatcaagtaatttaaaaatacatttgagTGTACCCACTTGA
- the LOC140438950 gene encoding uncharacterized protein, whose translation MEKYLRPERFDGDPSVKSTAKEWDHWKRTFMNFLAAHIVTPAVSADSAAVPPLDINDTKLQLLINHISPRVYTYISDCNTYNESIQTLDKIYIKPNNTIHARHILTTRRQQADESIDSYMQSLKQLAKDCNFTAVDADTNKNDTIRGAFIAGMTSTKIRSRLLESLTLTLEETYNIAISMEMAELNSQVYSNQHSTLSALPGNYQFESQSSPTNSECVTVTAATNSTNSSRSGHKCFFCGGPIHSRKNCSARESICKSCNKKGHFAKVCRSKSTSASANVFEGYENCTACIIAANPASLKKAIVPASIKGLRADALIDTGSSVSFINEDFANLCKLPRKPCIQTVSMASLSHTSEVKGGTTQNIKIGDHSYDNINLLIVKNLCADIIIGHDVLSNHSSLEFEFGGPKEVFKVCSVVEASVPAVPLFCNLTSNCKPIAVKSRRYSAEDQIFIKNEVKKLLNDGIIEESQSPWRAQVLITKNETHKKRLVIDYSQTINRFTQLDAYPLPNIEEMVSNVSQFTVFSAIDFQSAYHQVPILPHEKMYTAFEAAGKLYQFCLHSVWCYQFPKNNRLAHTHRKS comes from the coding sequence atggagaagtaTCTAAGACCCGAGAGGTTCGACGGGGATCCATCTGTGAAATCAACAGCAAAGGAATGGGACCATTGGAAAAGaacttttatgaactttttagcTGCCCATATTGTCACTCCCGCTGTTTCTGCTGATAGTGCTGCTGTACCACCCCTAGATATTAATGATACTAAGCTACAACTGTTAATAAATCATATTTCGCCAcgagtatatacatatataagtgaTTGTAACACTTACAACGAATCCATTCAAACTCTTGACAAAATATACATCAAACCAAACAATACTATTCATGCTCGTCACATACTAACCACTAGACGACAACAGGCAGATGAGTCTATCGATTCTTACATGCAATCTTTAAAACAGTTAGCAAAAGACTGCAATTTTACTGCTGTAGATGCTGATACTAATAAAAATGATACAATCCGTGGAGCTTTTATCGCTGGAATGACATCCACAAAGATACGATCGAGACTGTTAGAGAGTTTAACACTAACTTTAGAAGAAACTTACAATATAGCTATTTCAATGGAAATGGCAGAACTCAACTCTCAAGTTTATTCAAATCAACATTCGACACTTAGTGCGCTACCTGGTAACTATCAATTTGAGTCACAGAGCTCTCCAACAAATTCTGAATGTGTCACTGTGACAGCTGCTACCAACTCTACTAACTCTTCTAGGTCAGGACACAAATGTTTTTTCTGTGGTGGGCCAATACATTCAAGGAAGAACTGTTCCGCTCGAGAATCTATTTGCAAATCCTGTAATAAAAAGGGACACTTTGCAAAGGTTTGCCGCTCCAAGAGCACTAGTGCATCTGCCAACGTATTTGAAGGCTATGAAAACTGCACAGCCTGCATTATTGCTGCTAATCCTGCTTCATTGAAAAAAGCTATAGTGCCTGCATCTATAAAAGGTCTTCGTGCTGATGCCCTTATAGATACTGGTAGCTCTGTCAGTTTTATTAATGAAGACTTTGCTAACCTGTGCAAACTCCCTAGGAAGCCTTGTATTCAGACTGTTTCTATGGCCTCATTATCACACACCTCTGAAGTTAAAGGTGGGACtactcaaaatattaaaattggtgaCCACTCCTACGACAACATTAATTTACTTATAGTTAAAAATCTCTGTGCTGATATTATAATTGGTCATGATGTTCTATCTAACCACTCAAGTCTAGAGTTTGAATTTGGAGGACCTAAAGAAGTATTCAAGGTATGTAGTGTAGTTGAAGCCTCAGTACCTGCAGTTCCTTTATTTTGTAACCTGACTTCAAATTGTAAACCTATCGCAGTAAAATCGCGCCGGTATAGTGCTGAAGatcagatttttattaaaaatgaggtAAAGAAGCTTTTAAATGATGGCATTATTGAAGAAAGTCAGTCCCCTTGGAGAGCGCAAGTGCTTATCACCAAAAACGAAACTCACAAGAAGCGGCTTGTCATTGATTATTCTCAAACAATTAATCGATTCACTCAACTTGATGCCTATCCGCTGCCAAATATCGAGGAAATGGTTTCCAATGTATCACAATTCACTGTCTTTAGTGCAATAGATTTCCAAAGTGCATACCATCAGGTTCCAATACTTCCACATGAAAAGATGTACACAGCTTTTGAAGCCGCTGGGAAACTGTACCAATTTTGTTTGCATTCCGTTTGGTGTTACCAGTTTCCAAAGAACAATCGACTGGCTCATACGCACAGAAAATCTTGA
- the LOC140440048 gene encoding uncharacterized protein, protein MEIKQEVSEKTCKIEIDNDTCVGPLDVFKIEIKEEPKTETTYQAFDYLDLNEITVNTEVESKDKFILFEEKQTTIEECCPQEENKMKIMEMLLSSRKGTYTCQHAEGKLLNKNMKVRTGQRPSKCEICFKQFSDASGLKKHLKVHTGEKPYKCEICLKHFITMHDLKVHLREHTDDLKVHLRIHTGEKPYNCEICFKQFSEAGGLKKHLMLHTGEKPYKCEICFKQFSRTSYLKKHLKWHAGEKPHKCETCLKQFITTSDLKRHLRIHTGEKLHKCEICFKQFSVASSFKTHLRVHTGEKPYKCEICLKQFITKGDLKKHLRIHTGEKLHKCKICFKQFSQASNLKTHLRIHTGEKLHKCEICFKEFSETKSLKTHLRVHTGEKPYKCEICLKQYTSSSVLKRHLETHTGEKLHKCEICFKQCREAGSLKTHLRVHTGEKPYNCEICLKQFINMSALKIHLRIHTGEKPHKCETCLKQFITTSDLKRHLRRHTGEKPFKCEICFKQFREAGSLKTHLRVHTGEKPYKCEICFKQFSEAGGLKKHLMVHTGEKPHKCETCLKQFITTSNLKKHLRIHTGEKLHKCKICFKQFSQASNLKTHLRRHTGEKPFKCEICFKQFSEASSLKKHLRVHTGE, encoded by the exons atggaaaTAAAACAAGAAGTTAGTGAGAAAACTTGTAAAATAGAAATAGATAATGACACTTGTGTTGGTCCTTTGGAtgtcttcaaaattgaaattaaggaagaacccAAGACAGAAACTACTTACCAAGCATTTGATTATTTAGACTTAAATGAAATCACTGTAAACACTGAAGTAGAAAGTAAAGATAAATTTatactatttgaagaaaagcAAACAACAATTGAAGAAT GTTGCCCTCAGGaggaaaacaaaatgaaaattatggaAATGTTACTTTCGTCTCGTAAAGGAACATATACTTGTCAACATGCTGaaggaaaattattaaataaaaatatgaaagttcGGACTGGACAGAGACCttccaaatgtgaaatttgttttaaacagtttagtgatGCAAGtggtttgaaaaaacatttgaaggtgcacactggagaaaaaccttataagtgtgaaatttgtttaaagcatttTATTACTATGCATGATTTGAAAGTACATTTGAGAGAACACACTGATGATTTGAAAGTacatttgagaatacacactggagaaaaaccatacaattgtgaaatttgttttaaacaatttagtgaAGCAGGtggtttaaaaaaacatttaatgctgcacactggagaaaagccgtacaagtgtgaaatttgttttaagcagttttccaGAACAAgttatttgaaaaaacatttgaagtGGCATGCTGGAGAAAAGCCTCAtaagtgtgaaacttgtttaaaacagtttattaCTACAAGTgatttaaaaagacatttgagaatacatactggagaaaaacttcacaagtgtgaaatttgttttaaacagtttagtgtAGCAAGTAGTTTTAAAACACAtttaagagtgcacactggagaaaaaccatataagtgtgaaatttgtttaaaacagtttattaCTAAAGgtgatttaaaaaaacatttgagaatacatactggagaaaaacttcacaagtgtaaaatttgttttaaacagtttagtcaagcaagtaatttgaaaacacatttgagaatacatactggagaaaaacttcacaagtgtgaaatttgttttaaagagtTTAGTGAAACAAAgagtttgaaaacacatttgagagtacacactggagaaaaaccatataagtgtgaaatttgtttaaagcagtacACTAGTTCAAGTGTTTTAAAAAGACATTTAGAaacacatactggagaaaaacttcacaagtgtgaaatttgttttaaacagtgtCGTGAAGCAGGtagtttgaaaacacatttgagggtgcacactggggaaaaaccatacaattgtgaaatttgtttaaagcagtttattaATATGAGTGCTTTGAAAATTCACctgagaatacacactggagaaaagcctcataagtgtgaaacttgtttaaaacagtttattaCTACAAGTgatttaaaaagacatttgagaagacacacaggagaaaaaccattcaaatgtgaaatttgttttaaacagtttcgtGAAGCAGGtagtttgaaaacacatttgagagtgcacactggagaaaaaccatacaagtgtgaaatttgttttaaacaatttagtgaAGCAGGtggtttaaaaaaacatttaatggtgcacactggagaaaagcctcataagtgtgaaacttgtttaaaacagtttattactacaagtaatttaaaaaaacatttgagaatacatactggagaaaaacttcacaagtgtaaaatttgttttaaacagtttagtcaagcaagtaatttgaaaacacatttgagaagacacacaggagaaaaaccattcaaatgtgaaatttgttttaaacagtttagtgaaGCAAGtagtttgaaaaaacatttgagagtgcacactggagaataA
- the LOC140440049 gene encoding uncharacterized protein isoform X2: MEIKQEVTETTGKLEIDNDTCVGSLDAFKIEIKEEPKTETAYQAFDYVDLNELTVNTEVECEDKFISFEEKQTTNEERETNLQSLVKLLDTLQDFM, from the exons atggaaaTAAAACAAGAAGTTACTGAGACAACTGGTAAATTAGAAATAGATAATGACACGTGTGTTGGTTCTTTGGATgccttcaaaattgaaattaaggaagaacccAAGACAGAAACTGCTTACCAAGCATTTGATTATGTAGACTTAAATGAATTGACTGTAAACACTGAAGTAGAATGTGAAGATAAATTTATATCATTTGAAGAAAAGCAAACAACAAATGAAGAAA GAGAAACAAACTTACAGTCCCTGGTCAAATTATTAGATACACTGCAAGATTTCAtgtaa